Proteins from one Shewanella pealeana ATCC 700345 genomic window:
- a CDS encoding mechanosensitive ion channel domain-containing protein — MHRFLLLLLCLFALSANANSPLQIEKRLGLSSTNTELTPQDQLSLLQDKIHELALTENSARELLNNYAEHKQNLLSQIQDAQNTLNDSDQQDINQQASLAYLRLSELKDVEISLGQKINALIKSHSQLPDALVNARAALQKHKKIRIGEEQTINNQLISAQGQLYEQDVKTLEAVLASSQKEIDLNQLQLKLVREQLAQQELLIERLNQKIVLQREARTEAAIAGSLLPDDKSHDPIAQELSDSNLVYGENLKQLNQKISLTLTQQEKAEAQYQAQAKQLTTIQQQIGWIKLNSAFGERFLQMLQALPKPPSQEPLQSEIANTRLARYQIEQAQTLNSQQVTSIGADNSLQAKLLSSQGLLLQQLLQSYDQYISELADLRVSYEQLNQQYLTLKSTLNEHLFWVPNANSIGGLWITDLHQSIQWMLQQAPWGQMQSSFDEQSTLWSLWLILFVISIITQDILTPKFKSAMRRELPFVGNVTQDKFIYTFHVLSNSLGYSLLKPLPIVLAGGIFYLSSHNFVSAIGMGIMALGLLYQLYRFIYLLALDRGLLINHFKAPKSMVRSGQERFRKFTIMATPFLAIMAFTEVIDTSLVRNSLGRGAFIIFCLMLFWFYKDMLSLSNKENTAEHSKNKKLLQKLLWAMLIFMPLACAVLAFQGYYYTAFQMFLQLQLSLIFGLGFLLLFNLIKRWMLIERRRIAFERAKAKRAEVLAQREKGELNVNEQADTYEEPIVDLETISSQSLGLVRSLLLLAFLASIVGLWTQTHTALFSLLDGVTLWSSNTTVNGIDQQIPITLKSLLLSLIIVGFSMMIATNLPGLIELTILQRLDLSQGTGFALTTVSRYLVVMFGVLAGFSTLGMEWSKLQWLVAALSVGLGFGLQEIFANFISGLIILFEKPVRIGDTVTIRDLTGTVSKIQIRATTIIDWDRKEIIVPNKAFITEQLINWSLSDPITRVIIYVSVARDSDPARVEAALYQAVQECDDALLSPEPEVWFAGFGQHTQDFEVRAYAKDMGTRWPLKHKLHKQISKKLRENDLELAYPQLEVHLSSNQNKDVQSLLRT, encoded by the coding sequence ATGCATCGTTTTTTATTGCTTCTGCTGTGCCTATTTGCCTTATCGGCTAACGCTAACTCGCCACTTCAAATTGAAAAACGACTAGGGCTCTCATCTACAAATACTGAGTTAACCCCACAGGATCAATTAAGCCTGTTACAGGACAAGATCCATGAGTTAGCCCTAACAGAAAATAGCGCTCGCGAGCTGTTAAATAACTATGCCGAGCATAAGCAAAATTTGCTTAGTCAAATTCAAGATGCACAAAACACATTAAACGACTCTGATCAGCAGGATATCAATCAGCAGGCCTCACTCGCCTATCTACGTTTATCAGAACTCAAAGATGTTGAGATCAGCTTAGGGCAGAAAATCAATGCGCTAATAAAGTCTCACAGCCAGCTGCCAGATGCCTTAGTAAACGCCAGAGCCGCATTACAAAAGCACAAAAAAATTCGCATCGGTGAAGAGCAAACCATTAACAATCAGCTCATCAGCGCCCAAGGACAGCTTTATGAGCAAGATGTTAAAACACTCGAAGCCGTATTAGCCAGCAGCCAAAAAGAGATCGACTTAAACCAGCTACAGCTAAAGTTGGTGCGTGAACAATTGGCTCAACAAGAGCTACTGATCGAGCGCTTGAACCAAAAGATCGTCTTGCAGAGAGAGGCACGCACCGAAGCCGCCATTGCCGGCAGTTTATTACCCGACGACAAAAGCCACGATCCTATTGCTCAAGAGCTCAGCGATAGCAATTTAGTGTATGGTGAGAATTTAAAGCAACTGAATCAAAAAATCAGTCTTACCCTGACTCAACAAGAAAAAGCTGAAGCCCAATACCAGGCTCAGGCCAAACAGCTAACAACAATACAGCAGCAAATTGGCTGGATTAAGCTCAATTCAGCCTTCGGTGAACGCTTCTTACAGATGCTGCAAGCCCTGCCTAAGCCGCCAAGTCAGGAACCTCTTCAAAGCGAAATAGCTAACACACGACTCGCCCGATACCAGATTGAGCAAGCGCAAACCCTAAATAGCCAGCAAGTCACATCGATTGGCGCCGATAACTCGCTGCAGGCGAAACTGCTCTCTTCGCAAGGGCTACTACTGCAACAGCTATTACAGAGTTATGATCAATACATAAGCGAGCTGGCCGATCTTAGGGTCAGTTATGAGCAGCTAAACCAGCAATATTTGACCCTAAAGAGCACTCTCAATGAGCACCTGTTCTGGGTTCCTAATGCTAACAGCATAGGCGGTTTATGGATCACCGATCTACACCAGAGTATTCAGTGGATGCTGCAGCAAGCCCCATGGGGACAGATGCAAAGCTCCTTTGATGAACAAAGCACCCTATGGTCACTGTGGCTCATTCTGTTTGTTATCAGCATCATCACCCAAGATATTTTGACACCGAAATTTAAGTCAGCAATGCGTCGAGAGCTACCTTTTGTCGGCAATGTGACTCAAGATAAGTTCATCTATACATTCCATGTACTGAGCAACTCGCTGGGTTACAGCCTACTCAAGCCCCTACCTATCGTTTTGGCTGGCGGGATCTTCTACCTATCAAGCCATAACTTTGTCTCAGCCATAGGCATGGGGATCATGGCATTGGGTCTACTCTACCAACTCTACCGCTTCATCTATCTACTGGCGTTAGACAGAGGCTTGTTAATCAACCACTTTAAGGCACCCAAAAGCATGGTGCGTTCCGGACAGGAACGCTTTAGAAAGTTCACCATTATGGCAACACCTTTTCTAGCCATCATGGCCTTTACCGAAGTAATAGATACCTCTCTGGTTCGAAATAGTCTGGGCCGTGGTGCATTTATTATCTTCTGTCTTATGCTGTTTTGGTTTTACAAAGACATGCTCAGCCTATCTAACAAAGAAAATACCGCAGAGCACAGTAAGAATAAGAAGCTGCTGCAGAAGCTATTGTGGGCCATGCTGATTTTCATGCCCCTCGCCTGTGCTGTGCTAGCATTTCAGGGCTACTATTACACCGCATTCCAGATGTTCCTGCAGCTGCAGTTATCATTGATATTCGGTTTAGGCTTCTTGTTGCTGTTCAACTTAATCAAGCGTTGGATGTTAATAGAGCGTCGCCGTATCGCCTTCGAACGAGCTAAGGCCAAACGTGCAGAAGTGCTCGCACAACGTGAAAAAGGTGAGCTGAATGTTAACGAGCAAGCCGACACCTACGAAGAGCCGATCGTCGATCTTGAAACTATCTCTAGCCAGTCTTTAGGATTAGTGCGCTCACTGTTATTGCTGGCATTTTTAGCCAGTATCGTCGGCTTATGGACTCAGACCCACACCGCACTGTTCTCTTTACTCGACGGAGTCACCTTGTGGTCGAGTAACACCACAGTCAACGGTATAGACCAGCAGATCCCGATAACCCTTAAGTCCCTGCTTTTATCGCTAATCATCGTTGGTTTCTCGATGATGATTGCCACTAACCTGCCCGGTCTTATCGAGCTGACAATTCTACAAAGGCTAGATCTCAGCCAAGGCACGGGCTTTGCTTTAACCACAGTTAGCCGCTATTTAGTGGTGATGTTCGGTGTGCTGGCAGGTTTTTCTACTTTAGGCATGGAATGGTCTAAGTTACAGTGGCTGGTTGCCGCACTCTCGGTTGGTTTAGGTTTTGGCTTACAAGAGATCTTTGCAAACTTTATCTCGGGTTTGATCATTCTATTTGAGAAACCAGTGCGGATTGGCGATACCGTCACCATCCGCGATCTCACTGGTACCGTGAGTAAAATCCAAATTCGTGCCACCACCATTATCGATTGGGATAGAAAAGAGATCATCGTGCCCAACAAGGCCTTTATTACCGAGCAGCTAATCAACTGGTCGCTATCAGACCCTATCACGCGAGTGATAATCTATGTGTCTGTTGCCCGAGACTCTGATCCTGCACGAGTAGAAGCGGCGCTTTATCAAGCAGTGCAAGAATGTGACGATGCGCTACTCTCACCAGAGCCAGAGGTGTGGTTTGCAGGCTTTGGCCAACATACTCAAGATTTCGAAGTACGCGCTTATGCAAAAGATATGGGCACCCGTTGGCCGCTTAAGCACAAGCTGCATAAACAGATCAGTAAGAAACTGCGGGAGAACGATCTAGAGCTGGCTTACCCGCAGCTTGAAGTGCATCTTTCTTCTAACCAGAATAAAGACGTTCAGAGCTTATTGAGAACCTAA
- a CDS encoding glycerophosphodiester phosphodiesterase: protein MMIFAHRGASGYLAENSLAAFAKAVDLGATAVELDIHLVEDELYVFHDRRLEPKSTGSGLIEQYTKQALSLITIDGEPIPTLVQVLSLLKPHNTLVNIELKGLGCLDAFIALYPKLINELGYDKNKLLMSSFNHPFLATFKQQYPAALIAPLIEGVPLNFAGIVSQLNAYSIHLGLSFTTQEMVDDAHKRGAKVYVYTVDNLDDLDMLKQMGVDGVFTNYPDRAISYLGLDLG from the coding sequence ATGATGATATTTGCCCATAGAGGAGCCAGTGGTTATCTGGCTGAAAACAGCCTTGCCGCCTTTGCAAAGGCCGTTGATCTTGGAGCCACTGCGGTTGAGCTCGATATCCACTTAGTCGAAGATGAACTGTACGTGTTTCACGACAGACGACTTGAACCTAAAAGCACGGGAAGTGGTCTTATTGAGCAATACACTAAGCAAGCTTTGAGTCTGATTACTATCGACGGGGAGCCTATTCCGACTCTGGTGCAAGTATTAAGTTTACTAAAACCTCACAACACCTTGGTCAACATTGAGCTTAAAGGATTGGGCTGTCTCGACGCCTTTATCGCCCTCTACCCTAAACTTATCAATGAACTTGGGTACGATAAAAACAAACTGCTAATGTCATCGTTTAACCACCCATTTCTCGCAACCTTTAAACAGCAATACCCTGCGGCGTTAATCGCCCCACTCATAGAAGGGGTACCGCTGAATTTTGCAGGCATTGTCAGCCAACTCAATGCTTACTCCATTCATCTTGGACTAAGCTTCACCACCCAAGAGATGGTTGATGACGCCCATAAACGCGGTGCCAAAGTCTATGTCTATACCGTAGATAATCTTGACGATCTCGATATGCTTAAGCAAATGGGTGTCGATGGTGTATTTACTAACTATCCTGACCGAGCGATTAGCTACCTTGGCCTAGATTTAGGTTAA
- a CDS encoding DUF3392 domain-containing protein codes for MSNTMSKVIEFFNYLGSFIYPWLPEVSTAIVACCLVVFGADINRFLRRYFAGRSFLLRTLIFVIVNAFGYGLIIIHLSPLLAQNMAKIPSHWLFALVIAIFFAIGSWAQRNRQV; via the coding sequence ATGTCTAATACAATGTCTAAGGTTATTGAATTTTTTAACTATTTAGGGTCATTTATCTACCCTTGGCTACCAGAAGTTTCCACGGCAATTGTAGCCTGTTGTCTTGTGGTCTTTGGTGCCGATATCAATCGTTTTCTACGTCGCTACTTTGCGGGACGCTCTTTTCTGCTACGCACGCTGATTTTTGTCATCGTCAATGCGTTTGGTTATGGACTTATTATTATCCATTTAAGCCCTTTGTTAGCGCAAAATATGGCTAAGATCCCATCTCATTGGTTATTTGCTCTAGTTATCGCTATTTTCTTCGCGATAGGTAGCTGGGCGCAGCGCAACAGACAAGTTTAA
- a CDS encoding D-2-hydroxyacid dehydrogenase yields MGHKLLLLTRENERYRQLLNSCHLPNTEILDDDPQGIFNADIWLAEPKLAAPLLPHAANLKWMQSTFAGVDALVKPRQRKDYELTNVRGIFGPLMSEYLFGYLLAYQREHRKYRTQQDQKIWLPGSFKTLQGQTLLLLGTGSIAKHIAQTAKHFGMHVIGINRGAKPTRGFDEVDTLANLTRYLPQADAVASILPSTPDTRGALNKQTLSLLKEEVVLFNLGRGDVLDLDALYQQLIKHPEQQAILDVFNQEPLPEEHPIWSLDNVVITPHIAAPSFPEQVVEIFTENFHKWIKGEKLSHRVHFERGY; encoded by the coding sequence ATGGGACACAAGCTACTATTACTCACCAGAGAAAATGAGCGATATCGTCAACTTTTAAATTCGTGCCACCTGCCAAATACTGAGATCTTAGACGATGATCCCCAAGGTATTTTTAATGCCGATATCTGGTTAGCCGAGCCCAAGCTTGCTGCGCCTTTGCTGCCCCACGCTGCCAACTTAAAGTGGATGCAGTCTACTTTTGCAGGGGTTGATGCCCTAGTAAAACCAAGACAACGTAAAGACTATGAGCTCACTAATGTTAGAGGTATTTTTGGGCCACTGATGAGTGAATACCTATTTGGTTATCTGCTGGCTTACCAAAGAGAACATAGAAAGTACCGCACTCAGCAAGATCAAAAGATTTGGTTACCGGGCAGCTTTAAGACCTTGCAGGGGCAAACCCTACTACTCTTGGGCACAGGCTCAATTGCCAAGCATATAGCTCAAACGGCTAAACACTTTGGCATGCATGTCATTGGCATCAACCGCGGGGCTAAGCCCACTAGAGGCTTCGACGAAGTCGACACCTTGGCCAATCTTACTCGCTACCTGCCTCAAGCCGATGCTGTCGCCAGCATTCTGCCTAGCACCCCAGATACCCGAGGCGCTCTCAATAAGCAGACTCTGTCACTACTGAAAGAAGAGGTGGTGCTGTTCAACCTAGGCCGCGGCGACGTTCTCGATTTAGACGCTCTGTATCAGCAATTAATCAAGCATCCTGAGCAGCAAGCCATTTTAGACGTGTTTAACCAAGAGCCGTTACCTGAAGAGCACCCCATCTGGTCGCTAGACAATGTCGTTATTACGCCGCATATCGCTGCGCCGAGTTTTCCTGAGCAGGTGGTCGAAATTTTCACAGAGAATTTTCACAAGTGGATTAAGGGTGAAAAACTCTCTCACAGAGTGCACTTCGAGCGTGGCTACTAA
- a CDS encoding bacterioferritin-associated ferredoxin — protein sequence MYVCLCHAITDTQIKEAVSQGDMSLADVKKRLGVADQCGKCAKMATQIIQRQVDIEPNYYEVA from the coding sequence ATGTACGTTTGTCTTTGCCACGCAATCACAGATACACAGATCAAAGAAGCCGTTAGCCAAGGTGACATGTCGTTAGCCGACGTTAAAAAGCGCTTAGGTGTGGCAGATCAATGTGGAAAATGTGCCAAGATGGCAACCCAGATCATTCAGCGACAAGTCGATATCGAACCTAACTACTACGAAGTAGCTTAA
- the parC gene encoding DNA topoisomerase IV subunit A, whose translation MSDAIDLSLDGVEQMPLRRFTEEAYLNYSMYVIMDRALPHIGDGLKPVQRRIVYAMSELGLSAQSKHKKSARTVGDVLGKYHPHGDSACYEAMVLMAQPFSYRYPLVDGQGNWGAPDDPKSFAAMRYTEARLSKFSEVLLSELGQGTVDWGVNFDGTMKEPLVLPARLPHILLNGITGIAVGMATDVPPHNVKELVGACVELLDNPKADLARLMEFVPGPDYPTEAEIITPAADITKIYQTGRGSIKARAVYTVENGEVVITALPHQASSGKILEQIASQMQAKKLPMVTDLRDESDHESPVRMVIVPRSNRVDCEQMMAHLFATTDLQKSYRVNLNVLGLNGRPQVKGLLELLTEWLTFRMTTVKRRIEYRLDKILSRLHILDALMIAFLNIDEVIEIIRYNDDPKAELISRFNLSDKQADAILDLKLRHLAKLEEFKIKAEQSELEAERDKLQLLLSSERRMKTLIKKELIKDSEDYGDERRSPLVERTESRALTEQELVPVESVTVVLSEKGWVRCAKGHEVDGKSLSYKAGDGFLRSAQGRSNQPSVFIDTSGRAFATETHTLPSARSQGEPITTRFNLASGATMEHLLLSDEEQCYLLASDAGYGFICANKDMVSRNKAGKALLSLPANAKVLFPQRVDKSKAQSILAITNEGRMLLFSLDALPQLSKGKGNKIIGIPGERAKNREELLLHLNVIPEDTSVTLWAGKRKLTLKPSDLEHYRGERGRRGAKLPRGLQRVDSVELGDGEPVL comes from the coding sequence ATGAGTGATGCGATAGATTTAAGCCTTGATGGCGTCGAGCAAATGCCTCTACGCCGCTTCACGGAAGAGGCATATCTGAACTATTCCATGTATGTCATCATGGATCGTGCGTTGCCACATATTGGCGATGGACTCAAGCCAGTTCAAAGACGTATTGTCTATGCCATGAGTGAGCTAGGCTTATCGGCTCAATCTAAACATAAGAAATCAGCGCGTACCGTCGGTGACGTGTTAGGTAAATATCACCCTCACGGTGATAGTGCCTGTTATGAAGCCATGGTATTGATGGCGCAGCCATTCTCGTATCGCTATCCACTGGTTGATGGTCAAGGTAACTGGGGTGCTCCCGACGATCCTAAGTCCTTTGCTGCCATGCGTTACACCGAAGCTAGACTGTCTAAGTTCTCGGAAGTACTACTTAGCGAGCTAGGTCAAGGTACAGTGGATTGGGGCGTTAACTTCGACGGCACCATGAAAGAGCCGTTAGTGCTGCCTGCACGTTTGCCGCACATTTTACTCAATGGTATCACTGGCATCGCGGTGGGTATGGCAACAGATGTACCCCCACATAATGTTAAAGAGCTGGTGGGCGCCTGTGTTGAGTTACTGGATAACCCTAAAGCCGATTTAGCACGCCTGATGGAGTTTGTGCCTGGGCCAGATTATCCAACCGAAGCAGAGATTATTACGCCAGCGGCTGATATCACTAAAATCTACCAGACGGGTCGTGGTTCGATTAAGGCTCGTGCGGTTTATACCGTAGAAAATGGCGAAGTCGTGATTACTGCGCTGCCGCATCAAGCCAGTAGCGGTAAGATTTTAGAGCAGATAGCCAGCCAGATGCAGGCAAAGAAGTTGCCTATGGTGACGGATCTGCGTGATGAATCCGATCACGAAAGCCCGGTTCGCATGGTGATTGTACCTCGCTCTAATCGCGTCGACTGTGAGCAGATGATGGCGCATCTATTTGCGACAACAGATTTACAGAAAAGCTATCGAGTTAACTTAAACGTACTTGGGCTAAACGGTCGGCCGCAAGTCAAAGGCCTACTAGAGTTATTAACTGAATGGCTCACGTTCAGAATGACTACGGTTAAGCGCCGTATAGAGTATCGATTAGACAAGATTTTATCGAGACTGCATATTCTAGATGCCTTGATGATTGCATTTTTGAATATCGATGAAGTGATTGAGATCATTCGTTATAACGATGATCCCAAGGCTGAATTGATCTCACGCTTCAATCTGTCAGACAAGCAAGCCGATGCGATTCTTGATTTAAAACTACGCCACTTAGCCAAGCTTGAAGAATTTAAGATCAAGGCTGAGCAGAGCGAGCTTGAAGCTGAGCGTGATAAGTTACAACTATTGCTAAGTTCTGAGCGCCGTATGAAGACGCTGATCAAGAAAGAGCTTATCAAAGACAGTGAAGATTATGGTGACGAGCGTCGTTCACCACTAGTTGAGCGTACAGAGTCTAGAGCGTTAACTGAGCAAGAGTTAGTGCCTGTTGAATCTGTTACTGTCGTTTTATCAGAGAAAGGCTGGGTGCGTTGCGCTAAAGGCCATGAGGTTGATGGAAAGAGTCTGTCATATAAGGCGGGCGATGGCTTCTTACGCTCCGCTCAAGGGCGTAGCAATCAACCGAGCGTGTTTATTGATACCTCGGGTCGAGCATTTGCCACCGAAACCCATACCTTACCGTCTGCTCGTTCTCAAGGGGAACCAATTACCACTCGCTTCAATCTAGCTTCTGGAGCGACCATGGAGCACCTACTGCTGTCTGATGAGGAGCAATGCTACCTACTCGCATCTGATGCAGGTTACGGCTTCATCTGTGCTAATAAAGATATGGTATCGCGTAATAAGGCGGGTAAGGCACTTTTGAGCTTACCTGCTAATGCTAAGGTGTTGTTCCCGCAGAGAGTCGATAAGTCTAAAGCTCAATCGATTCTAGCTATCACTAATGAAGGTCGAATGCTGCTGTTTTCTCTCGATGCGCTGCCGCAGCTATCGAAGGGCAAAGGTAATAAGATTATCGGTATTCCAGGTGAACGAGCTAAGAATCGTGAAGAGTTGTTATTGCACCTGAATGTTATCCCTGAAGACACTTCGGTAACCCTGTGGGCGGGTAAGCGCAAGCTAACCTTGAAGCCGAGTGATCTTGAGCATTATCGAGGTGAGCGTGGCCGCCGTGGTGCCAAGTTACCGCGTGGTCTGCAACGTGTAGACAGTGTAGAGCTAGGCGATGGTGAGCCTGTTCTCTAA
- a CDS encoding PQQ-dependent sugar dehydrogenase, translated as MITVSKGFGLTLYASALGDAKQLAVGDNGTLFVGSYRDGSITALVDDNNDGRVDKRYVIAKGLDYPEAIAFHDGALYVAEEERILRFNQIESRLRRPGRPKEIYDRLPGNSKKSRRAMQFGPDGLLYIAIGAPCNVCESEVPYSSIIAIDVETGNSEQIVSGVRKVLAFDWAVEDNTLWFADLGRDWMGDNLPPDEINKVERKGSHFGFPYIHATDIIEPAYDKPKNLKVVPPTYELPAHVGAKGLHFYRGTQFPERFHNQMFVAENGSWNRSSKVGYQVVMLEIENGQVAKRSTVVSFLDGEFPVARPYALVTAPDGAMYISDDLKGNVYRLFYKESAKNQSQDND; from the coding sequence ATGATCACAGTATCGAAAGGCTTTGGCTTAACCTTGTATGCTTCAGCCCTAGGTGATGCTAAGCAACTGGCGGTGGGTGACAATGGCACTTTATTTGTCGGCTCTTATCGAGACGGTAGCATTACCGCCTTAGTCGACGATAACAATGATGGCCGGGTCGATAAGCGTTATGTGATTGCAAAAGGTTTAGATTACCCAGAAGCAATCGCGTTTCATGATGGTGCTTTATACGTTGCTGAAGAGGAGCGTATTTTACGCTTCAATCAAATTGAGTCTCGCCTACGTAGGCCGGGACGCCCGAAAGAGATTTACGACCGATTGCCGGGCAATAGCAAGAAAAGCCGCCGCGCTATGCAGTTTGGCCCCGATGGATTGCTATATATTGCCATTGGAGCCCCCTGTAACGTCTGTGAATCCGAAGTGCCCTATAGCAGTATCATAGCAATAGATGTTGAAACTGGTAACAGCGAGCAGATCGTAAGTGGTGTGCGTAAGGTATTGGCTTTTGACTGGGCAGTCGAAGATAACACCCTGTGGTTTGCCGATCTTGGCCGTGATTGGATGGGGGATAACTTACCTCCAGATGAGATCAATAAAGTCGAACGCAAGGGGAGTCATTTTGGTTTTCCCTATATTCATGCCACCGATATTATTGAGCCCGCTTACGACAAACCTAAAAACCTAAAAGTGGTGCCTCCAACCTATGAGTTACCGGCCCATGTTGGTGCAAAGGGGCTACACTTTTATCGCGGTACCCAGTTTCCAGAGCGTTTCCATAATCAGATGTTTGTTGCCGAAAATGGCTCTTGGAACCGTTCGAGTAAGGTCGGCTATCAAGTCGTGATGTTAGAGATTGAAAATGGCCAAGTAGCCAAAAGAAGTACCGTAGTGAGTTTTCTAGACGGAGAATTTCCCGTCGCTAGACCATATGCATTGGTCACTGCACCCGATGGTGCTATGTATATTTCTGATGATCTAAAGGGCAACGTCTACCGTTTGTTTTATAAAGAATCAGCAAAAAATCAGTCACAGGATAATGATTAA
- the parE gene encoding DNA topoisomerase IV subunit B, with protein sequence MTNQYTSDAIEVLNGLDPVKRRPGMYTDTSRPNHLGQEVIDNSVDEALAGHASRIDVILHADNSLEVIDDGRGMPVDIHPEEGIPGVELILTKLHAGGKFSNKNYQFSGGLHGVGISVVNALSSRVEITVRRNAEVYEMAFEHGEKVEDLHVTGTCGRRNTGTSVHFWPDASYFDSGNFSISKLTYLLKAKAVLCPGLRIKFVNKQTNETQEWFYESGLEDYLRSSFKGVPTLPEVPFVGSFAGNLEAADWAITWLPEGGEYLNESYVNLIPTPLGGTHVNGFRQGLLESMREFCEFRNLMPRGIKLTPEDIWDRSTFILSIKMQDPQFAGQTKEKLSSRQCAAFVSGIVRDAFSLWLNTNTEQAEALADMCINNAQKRLKAAKKVARKRITSGPALPGKLTDCSGQDPMRGELFLVEGDSAGGSAKQARDREFQAIMPLRGKILNTWEVDASQVLASQEVHDISVAIGCDPDSADISELRYGKICILADADSDGLHIATLLCALFMKHYRVLVEQGHIYVAMPPLFRIDIGKDVFYALDEAEKNGILDRITAEKRKGKVQVTRFKGLGEMNPLQLRETTMDPNTRRLVQLTIDDAEDTLALMDMLLAKKRSGDRKIWLETKGDLAQI encoded by the coding sequence ATGACAAACCAATACACCTCAGATGCTATTGAAGTCCTAAATGGACTCGACCCTGTTAAACGTCGCCCCGGTATGTATACCGATACTTCGCGCCCAAACCATTTAGGACAGGAAGTCATAGATAATAGTGTCGACGAGGCATTGGCGGGCCACGCCAGTCGTATCGACGTTATCTTGCATGCCGATAATTCATTGGAAGTCATCGATGACGGCCGTGGTATGCCTGTCGATATTCACCCTGAAGAGGGGATCCCAGGTGTCGAGCTTATTCTAACTAAGCTGCACGCGGGTGGTAAATTCTCTAATAAAAACTATCAGTTTTCAGGTGGTCTTCACGGTGTGGGGATCTCGGTTGTAAACGCGCTATCAAGCCGAGTCGAAATTACCGTTAGGCGTAATGCTGAAGTGTATGAGATGGCCTTTGAGCACGGTGAAAAAGTCGAAGACTTACATGTGACTGGCACCTGTGGTCGTCGTAACACAGGCACTAGCGTGCATTTTTGGCCTGATGCGAGTTATTTCGACTCGGGTAATTTCTCGATCTCCAAGCTGACCTATTTACTTAAAGCTAAGGCCGTACTTTGTCCGGGTCTACGGATTAAATTTGTTAATAAGCAGACCAATGAAACCCAAGAGTGGTTTTATGAAAGTGGCTTAGAAGACTACTTAAGATCATCCTTCAAAGGTGTTCCAACACTGCCTGAAGTGCCATTTGTTGGCAGTTTTGCCGGTAATTTAGAAGCCGCAGATTGGGCGATTACTTGGTTGCCTGAAGGTGGTGAGTATCTCAACGAAAGTTATGTAAACCTTATTCCTACGCCGCTTGGTGGTACTCACGTTAACGGTTTTAGACAGGGCTTGCTCGAGTCTATGCGTGAATTCTGTGAATTTAGAAACTTGATGCCGCGAGGCATTAAGCTAACCCCAGAAGATATCTGGGATCGCAGCACCTTTATCTTATCGATCAAGATGCAAGATCCGCAATTTGCAGGCCAAACCAAAGAGAAGCTTTCAAGCAGACAGTGCGCTGCGTTTGTATCGGGCATTGTACGCGATGCCTTCAGCCTTTGGTTAAACACCAACACCGAACAGGCTGAAGCCTTAGCCGATATGTGTATTAATAATGCACAGAAGCGTTTAAAAGCGGCCAAGAAAGTGGCCCGTAAGCGTATTACCTCAGGCCCAGCCCTGCCGGGTAAGCTGACGGACTGTAGCGGACAAGATCCAATGCGTGGCGAGCTATTTCTAGTGGAGGGTGACTCTGCGGGTGGTAGTGCTAAGCAGGCTCGCGATCGTGAGTTCCAGGCGATTATGCCGCTACGTGGTAAGATTTTGAATACTTGGGAGGTCGATGCCTCTCAGGTGTTAGCTTCACAAGAAGTTCATGATATCTCGGTAGCCATTGGTTGCGACCCAGATAGTGCCGATATTTCTGAACTGAGATACGGTAAAATCTGTATCCTCGCCGATGCTGACTCGGATGGTTTGCATATTGCGACCTTGCTATGCGCTTTGTTTATGAAGCATTACCGAGTGCTGGTAGAGCAGGGGCATATCTATGTTGCTATGCCGCCACTGTTCCGTATCGATATAGGTAAAGATGTATTTTACGCCCTCGATGAGGCTGAAAAAAACGGTATTCTTGATAGAATAACCGCAGAAAAACGCAAAGGAAAAGTCCAAGTTACACGATTTAAGGGGCTGGGTGAGATGAACCCATTGCAACTACGTGAAACGACGATGGACCCCAATACGCGTCGACTAGTGCAACTTACCATAGATGACGCCGAGGATACTTTGGCGCTTATGGATATGCTTTTAGCCAAGAAACGTTCTGGTGACAGAAAAATTTGGCTAGAGACTAAGGGTGATCTCGCCCAGATCTAG